Proteins from a single region of Haloarcula laminariae:
- a CDS encoding PQQ-binding-like beta-propeller repeat protein translates to MDSRRRSFLAAAGSVAAGAVAGCPGFLDSDTGQNGNNTTGTAVEGASIQIPETVESTYPQYQYDAANTGTVPDVSGPTGAITSLFEFGQSGFVPGHRMGSPSLRDGRLYLTEGRIDGDGTRETFVYALDAVDGTRQWATMYRGTNGAGPTAVTGGNVLATVGDTLVGLDADTGTERWTFDRPVRSGVTVDDDTVYAVGTGDGGPNLYALSAADGALSWGAPVDADAEPVTPAAAGDTVYAGGNSLQAFDATTGETVWSADHGVTTPATVAGDRVVVGSGTAVRAFDRDDGTELWSSEVETYGNQESPAVTDPPAVTDDTIYAVADRGLTALSLTGGQHRYTVEMGIEGTPVIADGFIYLFGVGQLSCRAADDGSTEWTYGTRQRNSARGAAPVIGDNVAFFPAERLYAIAG, encoded by the coding sequence ATGGACAGTCGCCGGCGCTCGTTTCTCGCAGCGGCGGGTAGCGTCGCGGCTGGGGCGGTCGCCGGCTGCCCGGGGTTTCTCGACTCCGACACCGGCCAGAACGGTAACAACACGACCGGAACGGCCGTGGAAGGCGCGAGCATTCAGATACCGGAGACCGTCGAGAGCACGTACCCCCAGTACCAGTACGACGCAGCGAACACCGGGACCGTCCCGGACGTGTCGGGCCCGACGGGCGCCATCACGTCGCTGTTCGAGTTCGGGCAGTCGGGGTTCGTCCCCGGACACCGGATGGGGTCGCCGTCGCTGCGCGACGGGCGACTCTATCTGACTGAGGGCCGCATCGACGGCGACGGCACCCGGGAGACGTTCGTCTACGCGCTGGACGCCGTCGACGGGACCAGACAGTGGGCGACGATGTATCGGGGGACGAACGGCGCCGGCCCCACCGCCGTGACCGGCGGGAACGTGCTGGCGACCGTCGGCGACACGCTGGTCGGGCTGGACGCCGATACGGGTACCGAGCGGTGGACCTTCGACCGCCCGGTCCGGTCGGGTGTCACCGTCGACGACGACACGGTCTACGCTGTCGGCACCGGGGACGGGGGGCCCAACCTGTACGCCCTCTCGGCCGCCGACGGGGCGCTCAGCTGGGGGGCGCCGGTGGACGCCGACGCGGAACCGGTGACGCCCGCCGCCGCCGGAGACACCGTCTACGCGGGCGGGAACTCGCTGCAGGCGTTCGACGCGACCACCGGCGAGACGGTCTGGAGCGCCGACCACGGCGTGACGACGCCGGCGACGGTCGCCGGGGACCGGGTCGTCGTCGGCTCCGGGACGGCCGTCCGCGCGTTCGACCGCGACGACGGGACCGAACTGTGGAGCAGCGAGGTCGAGACGTACGGCAACCAGGAGTCGCCGGCGGTGACCGACCCCCCCGCAGTGACCGACGACACCATCTACGCCGTCGCCGACAGGGGACTGACGGCGCTGAGCCTCACGGGGGGCCAGCACCGCTACACCGTCGAGATGGGAATCGAGGGGACGCCCGTCATCGCCGACGGCTTCATCTACCTGTTCGGCGTCGGGCAGCTCAGCTGTCGGGCCGCCGACGACGGGAGCACCGAGTGGACCTACGGGACCCGCCAGCGCAACAGCGCCCGCGGCGCCGCACCGGTCATCGGCGACAACGTGGCGTTTTTCCCGGCCGAGCGGCTGTACGCCATCGCCGGCTGA
- a CDS encoding reverse transcriptase-like protein gives MSDGNGSRRGAFGPSLSLYFDASVHYGPDNATPTSAAVGFLVESGATTHIERSMAVDAFVSSTHLEYRALLEAVRAVAATDDRVASVHVHGDADAVIRAVDPDRPATPEDRVCRRRVASIREAVEPIPVVTYRAVGRDENERAHRLARAGHR, from the coding sequence ATGAGCGACGGCAACGGCTCGCGGCGTGGGGCCTTCGGCCCCTCGCTGTCGCTGTACTTCGACGCGAGCGTCCACTACGGGCCCGACAACGCGACGCCGACCTCGGCCGCCGTGGGCTTTCTCGTCGAGAGTGGGGCGACGACGCACATCGAGCGCTCGATGGCCGTCGACGCGTTCGTCTCCAGTACGCATCTGGAGTACCGGGCGCTGCTGGAAGCGGTGCGGGCGGTCGCCGCGACCGACGACCGGGTCGCCTCGGTGCACGTCCACGGCGACGCCGACGCCGTAATCCGCGCGGTCGACCCCGACCGCCCGGCGACGCCCGAGGACCGGGTCTGCCGGCGGCGGGTCGCGTCGATTCGCGAGGCCGTCGAGCCGATTCCGGTCGTCACGTACCGGGCCGTCGGCCGCGACGAGAACGAGCGGGCCCACCGACTCGCCCGTGCCGGACATCGGTGA
- a CDS encoding NADP-dependent oxidoreductase has translation MTDDQTRQWRLASRPTGEPTAENFELVTVDRPDPGPGEVLVRTLYLSVDPYMRGRMRDAESYAEPWGVGEPMEAGVVGEVAESNHDGFEPGDVVTGNLLWADHAVADGDELRPVDPDLAPVSTALGVLGMPGITGYFGMTDVVDPDPGDTVVVSAAAGAVGSVTGQVASLAGARVVGVAGSDSKCDWLTDELGFDAAVNYKTTEDLGAAFAEACPDGVDGYFDNVGGPITDAVWGQLNRNARVAVCGQISLYNATEQPTGPRKLSQLIQTRATVQGFLVGDYQDRWGHAMERLAGYIRRGDLGYEETVTEGLDAAPDAFLGLFEGENIGKQLVKVGERSQG, from the coding sequence GTGACTGACGACCAAACCAGACAGTGGCGACTCGCGAGCCGACCGACCGGCGAACCGACGGCGGAGAACTTCGAGCTGGTGACCGTCGACCGCCCCGACCCCGGCCCCGGCGAGGTGCTGGTCCGGACGCTGTATCTCTCGGTCGACCCGTACATGCGCGGCCGGATGCGCGACGCCGAGTCCTACGCCGAGCCCTGGGGCGTGGGCGAGCCCATGGAGGCCGGCGTCGTCGGCGAGGTCGCCGAGTCGAACCACGACGGGTTCGAGCCGGGCGACGTGGTCACCGGAAACCTGCTGTGGGCCGACCACGCCGTCGCCGACGGCGACGAGCTGCGCCCGGTCGACCCCGACCTGGCGCCCGTCTCGACCGCGCTGGGCGTGCTGGGGATGCCCGGCATCACCGGCTACTTCGGGATGACCGACGTCGTCGACCCCGACCCCGGCGACACCGTCGTCGTCTCCGCGGCCGCCGGTGCCGTCGGCTCCGTCACGGGCCAGGTCGCATCCCTCGCCGGTGCCCGCGTCGTCGGCGTCGCCGGCAGCGACAGCAAGTGCGACTGGCTCACCGACGAGCTCGGCTTCGACGCCGCAGTGAACTACAAGACGACCGAAGACCTCGGCGCAGCTTTCGCGGAGGCCTGTCCCGACGGCGTCGACGGCTACTTCGACAACGTCGGCGGCCCCATCACCGACGCCGTCTGGGGACAGCTGAACCGGAACGCCCGGGTGGCGGTCTGCGGGCAGATTTCGCTGTACAACGCCACCGAACAGCCGACCGGGCCGCGGAAGCTGAGCCAGCTCATCCAGACCCGCGCGACGGTCCAGGGCTTTCTTGTCGGCGACTACCAGGACCGGTGGGGCCACGCCATGGAACGGCTCGCGGGGTACATCCGGCGCGGCGACCTCGGGTACGAGGAGACCGTCACCGAGGGGCTGGACGCGGCCCCCGACGCCTTCCTCGGCCTCTTCGAGGGCGAGAACATCGGCAAGCAGCTCGTGAAGGTCGGCGAGCGCAGTCAGGGGTAG
- a CDS encoding PAS domain-containing protein, with protein sequence MAPREALRELLTCDASAFPSAARSFLAAHGGDPGRVDRAEGDLRALLDLPPAAVASLSAHEREYCRRLWVLDDAPLGITLAGPVYQDNPVVYVTRTFRELTGYALSDVRGENLRLLQGPDTEPEAVDALSEAVEIWEPVTVELWNYRADGSRFRNRVSLVPLPDDDGMLANWAGLQERVDR encoded by the coding sequence ATGGCACCCAGAGAAGCGCTCCGGGAACTACTGACGTGTGACGCGTCGGCGTTTCCGTCGGCCGCGCGGTCGTTCCTCGCGGCCCACGGCGGCGACCCCGGGCGCGTCGACCGCGCCGAGGGGGACCTCCGGGCGCTCCTCGACCTCCCGCCGGCCGCGGTGGCGTCGCTGTCGGCCCACGAGCGCGAGTACTGCCGGCGGCTGTGGGTACTCGACGACGCGCCCCTCGGCATCACGCTCGCGGGCCCGGTCTATCAGGACAACCCGGTCGTCTACGTCACCCGGACATTCCGCGAGCTGACGGGCTATGCGCTGTCGGACGTCCGGGGCGAGAACCTCCGCCTGCTCCAGGGCCCCGATACAGAGCCCGAAGCCGTCGACGCGCTGTCCGAGGCCGTCGAAATCTGGGAGCCGGTGACCGTCGAGCTGTGGAACTACCGCGCCGACGGGAGCCGCTTTCGCAACCGCGTCTCGCTGGTCCCGCTCCCGGACGACGACGGGATGCTCGCGAACTGGGCGGGGCTGCAGGAACGCGTCGACCGGTAA
- a CDS encoding 6-pyruvoyl trahydropterin synthase family protein, protein MYSTTVLTDFVAQHYLTVPDPGPEGEPHSHHYEVELCFRGPELNEYDYLVDIDDAEAALSAIEARYRDAMLNDLPEFEASNPSVERFARVIFQRATDAVTDDTVTELAVTVWEDDEAAASYDAVV, encoded by the coding sequence ATGTATTCGACCACAGTGCTGACCGATTTCGTCGCACAGCACTACCTCACCGTCCCGGACCCCGGCCCCGAGGGGGAGCCACACTCACACCACTACGAGGTGGAACTGTGCTTTCGCGGGCCGGAGCTCAACGAGTACGACTACCTCGTCGACATCGACGATGCGGAGGCGGCGCTGTCGGCTATCGAGGCGCGCTACCGCGATGCGATGCTCAACGACCTCCCGGAGTTCGAGGCGTCCAACCCGAGCGTCGAGCGGTTCGCCCGCGTCATCTTCCAGCGGGCGACCGACGCCGTCACCGACGACACCGTCACCGAACTCGCGGTGACCGTTTGGGAGGACGACGAGGCCGCCGCGAGCTACGACGCCGTCGTATGA
- a CDS encoding sulfurtransferase, with amino-acid sequence MAPYKNVSLYKNNDAVRSAEWVREHLDRFESGDPSYRLVEVDMDPEQYEDWHIPGAVQIDWESDIIDGLGGNVVPVDEAESLFGDLGITPETTVVVYGDQANWFAGHAYWVLKYYGHENVALLDGGRRYWDLEGYETSQEAVSYPAQEYSIDGTNDEVRAYKDEVMAASEDDGPIVDVRNPQEYRGDKPPAEIPNTTDREGHIPSASNIPWGQAVNADGTFKHVDELREIYGDFIDRDERAIAYCRIGERSSVTWFVLSELLGLDAANYDGSWTEWAADPDAPVASVDKPTPQGGDN; translated from the coding sequence ATGGCACCTTATAAGAATGTGTCACTCTACAAGAACAACGACGCGGTGCGCTCCGCCGAATGGGTGAGAGAGCACCTCGACCGGTTCGAGAGCGGCGACCCGTCGTACCGTCTCGTCGAGGTCGACATGGACCCGGAACAGTACGAGGACTGGCACATCCCGGGTGCGGTACAGATCGACTGGGAGTCCGACATCATCGACGGGCTCGGCGGCAACGTCGTGCCCGTCGACGAAGCTGAGTCGCTGTTCGGTGACCTCGGAATCACGCCCGAGACGACGGTCGTCGTCTACGGCGACCAGGCGAACTGGTTCGCGGGCCACGCGTACTGGGTGCTGAAATACTACGGCCACGAGAACGTCGCGCTGCTCGACGGCGGCCGCCGCTACTGGGACCTGGAGGGGTACGAGACGTCACAGGAGGCGGTGTCGTATCCGGCCCAGGAGTACTCGATAGACGGGACCAACGACGAGGTCCGCGCGTACAAGGACGAGGTCATGGCGGCCAGCGAAGACGACGGTCCGATAGTCGACGTTCGGAATCCACAGGAGTACCGGGGCGACAAACCCCCGGCGGAGATTCCGAACACGACCGACCGGGAGGGACACATCCCGTCGGCGTCGAACATCCCGTGGGGACAGGCGGTCAACGCCGACGGGACGTTCAAGCACGTCGACGAGCTGCGGGAGATATACGGCGACTTCATCGACCGGGACGAGCGGGCGATAGCCTACTGTCGCATCGGCGAGCGCTCCTCGGTCACGTGGTTCGTCCTCTCGGAGCTACTCGGTCTCGACGCGGCCAACTACGACGGCTCGTGGACCGAGTGGGCCGCCGACCCGGACGCGCCCGTCGCATCGGTCGACAAACCGACCCCGCAGGGAGGCGATAACTGA
- a CDS encoding glycosyltransferase family 4 protein, with protein sequence MRVGLTLYGDLTDRSGGFRYDRQLVAGLRRAGDTVEVVELPWRDYGRGLLDNGSRALRRRLDVDVDVMLQDELAHPSLVRTNRHLSYPVVSVVHHLRASEPRPLSPLYGAVERRYLDTVDGVVCNSTTTQSVVTDLGVDAASTVVAPPAGDRLDPDIDPTRIDSRAHAGPLRLVFVGNIERRKGLDTLVDGLAAADAETELTVVGRPVDERYAQSVRSRVHEAGLDDRVAFAGRLSDDALASTLEDGHAIAVPSRYEGFGIVYLEGMSFGLAALASRAGGASDVVTGGETGVLVDPDDPAAVAAAIETLAADRDGLAAMGRAARRRYEAQPDWDETTARVRGLLADVAGADPEVVA encoded by the coding sequence ATGAGAGTCGGGCTGACGCTGTACGGGGACCTCACGGACCGTTCCGGTGGGTTTCGCTATGACCGACAGCTCGTGGCGGGGCTTCGCCGGGCCGGGGACACCGTCGAGGTGGTCGAGCTCCCCTGGCGTGACTACGGCCGGGGGCTGCTCGACAACGGCTCGCGCGCCCTCCGGCGGCGACTCGACGTGGACGTGGACGTGATGCTCCAGGACGAACTGGCCCACCCGTCGCTCGTCAGGACGAACCGCCACCTCTCCTATCCGGTCGTCAGCGTCGTCCACCACCTGCGGGCGAGCGAACCGCGGCCACTCAGCCCGCTCTACGGGGCTGTCGAACGCCGCTACCTCGACACCGTCGACGGCGTCGTCTGCAACAGCACGACCACCCAGTCCGTTGTCACCGACCTCGGCGTCGACGCCGCGTCGACGGTCGTGGCGCCGCCGGCCGGCGACCGCTTGGACCCCGACATCGACCCGACGCGAATCGACTCCCGGGCGCATGCGGGCCCGCTCCGGCTGGTCTTCGTCGGCAACATCGAACGCCGAAAGGGACTGGACACGCTCGTCGACGGGCTCGCGGCCGCCGACGCCGAGACCGAACTCACGGTCGTGGGCCGGCCGGTCGACGAGCGGTACGCCCAGTCGGTCCGGTCGCGGGTGCACGAAGCGGGGCTCGACGACCGTGTGGCCTTTGCCGGCCGCCTGTCCGACGACGCGCTGGCTTCGACCCTCGAAGACGGCCACGCCATCGCAGTTCCGTCCCGGTACGAGGGGTTCGGTATCGTCTATCTGGAGGGGATGAGTTTCGGGCTGGCCGCGCTCGCCTCGCGGGCCGGCGGCGCGAGCGACGTCGTCACCGGCGGCGAGACGGGCGTGCTCGTCGACCCCGACGACCCGGCCGCCGTCGCCGCGGCCATCGAGACGCTGGCGGCCGACCGCGACGGGCTGGCCGCGATGGGGCGCGCGGCCAGACGCCGCTACGAGGCCCAACCCGACTGGGACGAGACGACCGCACGGGTCCGCGGGCTGCTCGCCGACGTTGCAGGCGCCGACCCGGAGGTGGTCGCGTGA
- a CDS encoding diacylglycerol/lipid kinase family protein, giving the protein MQVGSRRAILNPASGDGDHADSVERLLSARGFAVSRTEGPGDALELGRAAGEAGAAEVAVAGGDGTVNEVLRGLARADHLDAVTLSVVPVGTANLLAGTIGIDDRTRGIEVADTGDVRTVDVGVAGEEPFLVSCIAGLPAEASLAASSELKARFGTLAFLVTGAQEALEFDGLDITIEAVGEDGPVTWSGPATCLLVGNARKFVERGGQADMEDGLLDVAIVERMPTGNLVAEAIGHRLLATDTEGVTHVRATELSVDGHGEPVTFSRDGEVTDHERLDIGVRERTLDLRVGPSYDPDPR; this is encoded by the coding sequence ATGCAAGTCGGCTCCCGACGGGCTATCCTCAACCCCGCGAGCGGCGACGGGGACCACGCAGATTCCGTCGAGCGCCTGCTCTCGGCCCGGGGTTTCGCCGTCTCCCGCACCGAGGGGCCGGGCGACGCGCTGGAACTCGGCCGCGCGGCCGGCGAGGCGGGCGCCGCCGAGGTCGCCGTCGCGGGCGGCGACGGGACGGTCAACGAGGTCCTCCGGGGACTGGCCCGGGCCGACCACCTCGACGCGGTGACCCTGTCGGTGGTCCCCGTCGGGACCGCGAACCTGCTGGCGGGCACTATCGGTATCGACGACAGAACGCGGGGCATCGAGGTCGCCGACACCGGCGACGTTCGGACCGTCGACGTCGGCGTCGCGGGCGAGGAACCGTTCCTCGTCTCCTGTATCGCGGGACTGCCCGCCGAGGCCAGCCTGGCGGCCTCCAGCGAGCTGAAAGCCCGGTTCGGGACGCTGGCGTTTCTGGTCACGGGGGCACAGGAGGCCCTCGAGTTCGACGGGCTGGACATCACGATAGAGGCCGTCGGCGAGGACGGGCCCGTCACCTGGTCCGGCCCGGCGACCTGTCTGCTCGTCGGCAACGCCCGGAAGTTCGTGGAACGGGGCGGCCAGGCCGACATGGAGGACGGCCTGCTTGACGTCGCTATCGTCGAGCGGATGCCGACCGGCAATCTGGTCGCAGAGGCAATCGGCCACCGGCTGCTGGCGACCGACACGGAGGGGGTCACCCACGTCCGCGCGACGGAGCTGTCCGTCGACGGCCACGGCGAACCGGTGACGTTCAGCCGGGACGGCGAGGTCACCGACCACGAGCGGCTGGACATCGGCGTGCGCGAACGCACGCTCGACCTCAGAGTCGGGCCGAGCTACGACCCCGACCCGCGGTGA
- a CDS encoding GTP cyclohydrolase III yields MTNTQVSLIQIDNYGPWTTTPEPRREVDLQTLQSRLFADVAQLVGAHEGYAFFGRFDNMVAVTNGLDRTEHERIQTSLGNRYPVTSSVSIATGETPADALATASRRLQDSGSAQDSSRREVLRGETLADADRTDSDVQIAHFDVDDATGKYTDKLNEFDTFIRIEQGYAELMKHMRGAHDSLSFFVGGDNVIAACSGMDEAGYREAIDHVREAADVELKVGVGRARTPQEAGMTAKHELERCRADGTAVELGW; encoded by the coding sequence GTGACGAACACGCAGGTCTCCCTGATTCAGATAGACAACTACGGGCCGTGGACGACTACGCCCGAACCCCGCCGCGAGGTCGACCTCCAGACGCTGCAGTCGCGTCTCTTTGCCGACGTCGCCCAGCTGGTCGGCGCCCACGAGGGGTACGCCTTCTTCGGCCGGTTCGACAACATGGTGGCTGTTACGAACGGACTTGACCGCACGGAACACGAGCGAATCCAGACGTCGCTCGGGAACCGGTATCCGGTGACCTCCAGCGTGAGCATCGCGACCGGGGAGACGCCGGCCGACGCGCTCGCGACCGCCTCGCGTCGCCTGCAGGACTCCGGAAGCGCCCAGGACAGCAGCCGGCGCGAAGTCCTCCGCGGTGAGACACTCGCCGACGCCGACCGGACTGACTCCGACGTCCAGATCGCCCACTTCGACGTCGACGACGCGACCGGAAAGTACACCGACAAGCTCAACGAGTTCGACACGTTCATCCGGATAGAGCAGGGGTACGCGGAGCTGATGAAACACATGCGCGGGGCCCACGATTCCCTCTCCTTCTTCGTCGGCGGCGACAACGTCATCGCCGCCTGCTCCGGGATGGACGAAGCGGGCTACCGCGAGGCAATCGACCACGTCCGAGAGGCCGCCGACGTCGAGCTGAAAGTCGGCGTCGGCCGGGCCCGGACGCCACAGGAGGCCGGCATGACCGCGAAACACGAGCTCGAGCGCTGCCGAGCGGACGGAACGGCCGTCGAACTCGGCTGGTGA
- a CDS encoding GtrA family protein: MSFGVATSPRRERLVRFFLVGCTAASIQLALLWLFVDLGGVNYLVGAFVAIEITILFQYVLNNAWTFHRSRHTSMREYAIGLGKTNLVRGTAIPLQLGLLYVLVTLGTAEYLVGNAVAICVTGLYRYALDSAWTWS, translated from the coding sequence ATGTCGTTTGGCGTCGCCACGTCGCCGCGACGAGAGCGGCTCGTTCGGTTCTTCCTCGTGGGCTGTACGGCCGCGAGTATCCAGCTCGCGCTCCTGTGGCTGTTCGTCGACCTCGGCGGCGTGAACTACCTCGTCGGTGCCTTCGTCGCCATCGAGATAACCATCCTGTTCCAGTACGTGCTCAACAACGCCTGGACCTTCCACCGGTCGCGGCACACGTCGATGCGCGAGTACGCTATCGGGCTGGGCAAGACCAACCTCGTCCGGGGGACGGCCATCCCGCTCCAGCTCGGTCTCCTCTACGTGCTGGTGACCCTGGGAACCGCCGAGTACCTGGTCGGCAACGCCGTCGCCATCTGTGTGACCGGGCTGTACCGGTACGCGCTCGATTCGGCCTGGACGTGGAGCTAG
- a CDS encoding zinc-binding dehydrogenase — protein sequence MTGRALYFTGDESVAVREQPISDPGPGQVRVRTERSGISPGTELLVYRGDVSSELPTDETIDALEGTFSYPLQYGYAAVGRVTDVGAGVDDEWLDRRVFAFNPHESHFLADPETLVPTTLSPEQAVFIPNAEAAANFVMDGRPRFGARVAVFGQGPVGLLTTALLAEFPLSCLVAVDPCGARRDLSRSLGADRALAPDELDEIDEVDMAIELSGNPTALDDAIDVTAYAGQVLVGSWYGTKDVNLGLGDAYHRSHIRIRSSQVSRIDPDHADRWDKDRRLDAVRAWLAETDLSALHTHAFDVSRATEAYRLLDERPDDAVQVTLTYD from the coding sequence ATGACAGGCCGGGCGCTGTACTTCACCGGCGACGAATCCGTGGCGGTCCGTGAGCAACCCATCTCCGACCCCGGCCCCGGACAGGTCCGCGTCCGGACTGAGCGGTCGGGTATCAGCCCCGGGACGGAGCTGCTGGTGTACCGAGGCGACGTCTCGTCGGAGCTACCGACCGACGAGACGATAGACGCCCTCGAAGGAACCTTCTCGTACCCGCTGCAGTACGGCTACGCCGCCGTCGGCCGCGTCACCGACGTGGGGGCGGGCGTCGACGACGAGTGGCTGGACCGGCGCGTCTTCGCCTTTAACCCCCACGAGAGTCACTTCCTCGCCGACCCGGAGACGCTCGTCCCGACGACGCTCTCGCCCGAGCAGGCGGTGTTCATCCCGAACGCCGAGGCGGCCGCGAACTTCGTGATGGACGGCCGCCCGCGCTTTGGCGCCCGCGTCGCGGTGTTCGGTCAGGGGCCGGTCGGACTGTTGACGACCGCCCTGCTCGCCGAGTTCCCGCTGTCGTGTCTCGTCGCTGTCGACCCCTGTGGCGCCCGGCGGGACCTCTCGCGGTCGCTCGGTGCCGACCGCGCGCTCGCCCCCGACGAACTCGACGAGATAGACGAGGTCGACATGGCCATCGAACTGTCGGGCAACCCGACGGCACTCGACGACGCCATCGACGTGACCGCCTATGCGGGTCAGGTCCTCGTCGGCTCGTGGTACGGGACGAAAGATGTCAACCTCGGCCTCGGCGACGCCTATCACCGGAGCCACATCCGCATCCGTTCCAGTCAGGTGAGCCGCATCGACCCCGACCACGCCGACCGCTGGGACAAGGACCGCCGCCTCGACGCGGTGCGTGCCTGGCTGGCCGAGACCGACCTCTCGGCGCTGCACACCCACGCGTTCGACGTGTCCCGCGCCACGGAAGCGTACCGACTGCTGGACGAACGGCCCGACGACGCGGTCCAGGTGACGCTTACGTACGACTGA
- a CDS encoding sulfatase-like hydrolase/transferase: MPADADNVVLVTIDSLRRDALGGEDSVSPVLDDLADRGVTFENAIAQGNWTPFSFPSIHGSRPVFDEGPDIGVASTPTLAEQVSEAGLATGGFNAANGFLTDHWGYDRGFDEFEPFVDGSGFLARHPTIQGWVQLGTSPFRRAAGVLGGGDDDRPVADASRMGELEDHATEFLETTDDGFFLWVHYMDTHTPYVPAPRHLREVSDTHFGLFRMLGSHFRTGMGWDVDERTLGTLRTLYDGTVRQVDASVGRLLSTLEAEGLADDTAVVVAGDHGEEFLDHGHLSHYPKLYRELIDVPLFVTHPDGESGTVHQPVGLDVIPPTVCDLLGVGAADAWEGRSVAPALDGEELDERGPVVSVAVRGESVNTQPIPRHREDGELLVSARDARWTYIEHTESGHRELYDRRNDPDEHRDLCADDSDGEAPPPVLDRLSAAVSDHVERLDSAPQDGAQDRQSGGESDEITARLKALGYK; the protein is encoded by the coding sequence ATGCCGGCCGACGCTGACAACGTCGTCCTCGTCACTATCGACTCCCTGCGTCGGGACGCTCTGGGAGGCGAGGACAGCGTCTCCCCGGTGCTCGACGACCTCGCCGACCGCGGGGTCACCTTCGAGAACGCGATAGCCCAGGGCAACTGGACGCCCTTCTCCTTCCCGTCCATCCACGGCTCCCGGCCGGTATTCGACGAGGGGCCGGACATCGGCGTGGCCTCGACGCCCACGCTGGCCGAACAGGTCTCGGAGGCCGGGCTGGCGACGGGCGGGTTCAACGCCGCCAACGGGTTCCTGACCGACCACTGGGGGTACGACCGGGGGTTCGACGAGTTCGAGCCGTTCGTCGACGGCAGCGGCTTCCTCGCCAGGCATCCGACCATCCAGGGGTGGGTCCAGCTCGGGACCTCCCCGTTCCGGCGGGCCGCGGGCGTCCTCGGCGGCGGCGACGACGACCGGCCGGTCGCCGACGCCTCGCGGATGGGGGAGCTGGAGGACCACGCGACGGAGTTCCTGGAGACGACCGACGACGGCTTCTTCCTGTGGGTCCACTATATGGACACACACACCCCCTACGTCCCGGCCCCGCGGCATCTCCGGGAAGTGTCTGACACCCACTTCGGGCTGTTCCGGATGCTGGGCTCGCACTTCCGGACCGGGATGGGATGGGACGTCGACGAGCGGACGCTGGGGACGCTCCGGACGCTGTACGACGGGACCGTCAGGCAGGTCGACGCGAGCGTCGGCCGGCTGCTCTCGACCCTGGAGGCCGAGGGGCTGGCCGACGACACCGCCGTCGTCGTCGCGGGCGACCACGGCGAGGAGTTCCTCGACCACGGGCACCTCTCGCATTACCCCAAGCTCTACCGCGAACTCATCGACGTGCCGCTCTTCGTCACCCACCCGGACGGCGAGTCCGGGACGGTCCACCAGCCCGTCGGCCTCGACGTGATTCCACCGACGGTGTGTGACCTGCTGGGCGTCGGGGCGGCCGACGCGTGGGAGGGCCGGAGCGTCGCCCCGGCCCTCGACGGCGAGGAACTCGACGAACGCGGCCCCGTCGTCTCGGTCGCCGTGCGCGGCGAGAGCGTGAACACCCAGCCGATTCCCCGCCACCGCGAGGACGGCGAGCTGCTCGTCAGCGCCCGCGACGCCCGCTGGACGTACATCGAACACACCGAGTCGGGCCACCGCGAGCTGTACGACCGGCGGAACGACCCCGACGAACACCGCGACCTCTGTGCCGACGACAGCGACGGCGAGGCCCCGCCTCCCGTCCTCGACCGGCTCTCCGCGGCCGTCAGCGACCACGTCGAACGCCTCGATTCGGCGCCCCAGGACGGGGCACAGGACCGCCAGTCCGGCGGCGAATCCGACGAGATAACGGCACGTTTAAAAGCGCTCGGGTATAAATAA